One Roseomonas gilardii subsp. gilardii genomic region harbors:
- a CDS encoding DUF1826 domain-containing protein codes for MFLSEALTAPDEGAFRILAAADPGVLMEVRRPDVPLAIWQRPPPEPGGLQPLLRLAPFRVAVEDLAEDCALRLAAKLPTALPSALLRDIRWLCVSFSVILGRKRLQARLEGITGDACRRFHADAVGLRLLCTYAGAGTEWLPLFGAEAARAHDPCCGPAPARLGTGDAAILKGDAHPAAPGRGLVHRSPPMDGAPVPRLLLCLDEAGRIPLHDL; via the coding sequence GTGTTCCTCAGCGAAGCCCTGACCGCGCCCGATGAAGGCGCCTTCCGCATCCTGGCCGCCGCCGATCCTGGCGTGCTGATGGAGGTGCGCCGGCCTGACGTGCCGCTCGCCATCTGGCAGCGGCCGCCGCCCGAACCCGGCGGCCTGCAGCCCCTGCTGCGCCTCGCTCCCTTCCGCGTCGCGGTGGAGGATCTGGCCGAGGATTGCGCCCTTCGCCTCGCCGCGAAGCTGCCAACAGCCCTGCCGTCCGCCCTGCTGCGCGACATCCGCTGGCTCTGCGTCAGCTTCTCCGTGATCCTGGGCCGGAAGCGCCTCCAGGCGAGGCTGGAGGGCATCACCGGCGATGCCTGCCGCCGTTTCCATGCCGATGCGGTGGGGCTGCGCCTGCTCTGCACCTATGCCGGGGCGGGCACGGAATGGCTCCCCCTGTTCGGGGCGGAGGCCGCGCGTGCCCATGATCCATGCTGTGGCCCTGCTCCCGCACGCCTGGGCACCGGCGATGCCGCGATCCTCAAGGGCGACGCGCATCCCGCCGCACCCGGCCGCGGGCTGGTGCACCGCTCCCCGCCGATGGACGGCGCTCCCGTGCCCCGGCTGCTCCTCTGCCTCGACGAAGCCGGACGGATTCCGCTCCATGACCTCTGA
- a CDS encoding pyruvate kinase — MSDDPVRSSEAAEQPLPEEDQPVDVPALHAEIRALLKAVREEGHGLVRQWEGSLHQPDFRPGAANLACYLALRHRDLRPLQRPLMLLGLSSLGRLESRVLPVLESVERALAALAGRPPEEPPVSPAAFFEGERRLAERTRTVLGPASPQRPVHLLVTCPSEAADDPAFMRRLAERGVEAVRINCAHDGREAWQRMIAHVHAAEAATGRRMKVLMDLGGPKIRTGEVRVAGSHRVAEGDRLAVTAPGGLGAVALEGPHAAVECTLGEVLAMARPGERLFIDDGKLGASIERVEPWGLVARVTAAAGGSVKLKTEKGINFPDTDLHCAALTDQDRRDLDFVAQHADGIGYSFVQSAQDVALLQEELERRRPDDWRSLSLILKIETTRAVRALPSILTRAAGQQPTAVMIARGDLAVEIGFARMAEMQEEILWLGEAAHVPVIWATQVLERLIKKGAPSRGEMTDAAMAARAECVMLNKGPYLHRAIAELDSLLGRMGEHQHKKTPRLRRLRSW; from the coding sequence ATGTCCGATGATCCCGTCCGGTCTTCCGAAGCCGCCGAACAGCCGCTCCCCGAAGAGGACCAGCCGGTGGACGTGCCGGCCCTGCATGCCGAGATCCGGGCCCTGCTGAAGGCGGTGCGCGAGGAAGGGCACGGCCTGGTGCGGCAATGGGAGGGCTCGCTCCACCAGCCCGACTTCCGGCCGGGCGCGGCGAACCTCGCCTGCTATCTCGCGCTGCGGCACCGGGATCTGCGCCCCTTGCAGCGGCCGCTGATGCTGCTGGGCCTGTCCTCGCTGGGCCGGCTGGAAAGCCGCGTGCTGCCCGTGCTGGAAAGCGTGGAGCGCGCCCTGGCGGCGCTGGCCGGACGGCCGCCCGAGGAGCCGCCGGTGTCGCCGGCGGCCTTCTTCGAGGGGGAGCGCCGGCTGGCGGAACGGACGCGGACGGTGCTCGGCCCGGCCTCGCCGCAGCGGCCGGTGCATCTGCTGGTCACCTGCCCGAGCGAGGCCGCCGACGATCCCGCCTTCATGCGGAGGCTGGCCGAGCGTGGCGTCGAGGCGGTGCGGATCAACTGCGCCCATGATGGCCGCGAGGCTTGGCAGCGCATGATCGCGCATGTCCATGCGGCGGAGGCCGCCACCGGCCGGCGCATGAAGGTGCTGATGGATCTGGGCGGCCCGAAGATCCGTACCGGTGAGGTGCGGGTGGCCGGCTCGCACCGCGTGGCGGAAGGCGACCGGCTGGCCGTCACCGCGCCCGGCGGCCTCGGGGCGGTCGCGCTGGAAGGGCCCCATGCGGCGGTGGAATGCACCCTGGGCGAGGTGCTGGCCATGGCCCGGCCGGGGGAGCGGCTGTTCATCGACGACGGCAAGCTCGGCGCCAGCATCGAGCGGGTGGAGCCCTGGGGGCTGGTGGCGCGCGTCACCGCCGCGGCGGGCGGCAGCGTCAAACTGAAGACGGAAAAGGGCATCAACTTCCCCGACACCGACCTGCACTGTGCCGCGCTGACCGACCAGGACCGGCGGGATCTGGACTTCGTCGCGCAGCATGCCGACGGCATCGGCTATTCCTTCGTGCAGTCGGCCCAGGATGTGGCCCTGCTCCAGGAGGAGCTGGAGCGCCGCCGGCCCGATGACTGGCGGAGCCTGTCACTGATCCTGAAGATCGAGACCACGCGGGCCGTTCGCGCCCTGCCCTCCATCCTGACCCGCGCCGCCGGGCAGCAGCCGACGGCGGTCATGATCGCGCGCGGCGACCTGGCGGTGGAGATCGGCTTCGCCCGGATGGCCGAGATGCAGGAGGAAATCCTCTGGCTGGGCGAGGCCGCGCATGTGCCGGTGATCTGGGCGACCCAGGTGCTGGAACGGCTGATCAAGAAGGGCGCCCCCTCGCGCGGCGAGATGACCGATGCGGCGATGGCGGCGCGGGCCGAATGCGTCATGCTGAACAAGGGCCCCTATCTGCACCGTGCCATCGCCGAGCTGGACTCGTTGCTCGGGCGCATGGGCGAGCACCAGCACAAGAAGACCCCGCGCCTGCGCCGCCTGCGGAGCTGGTAG
- a CDS encoding bifunctional sugar phosphate isomerase/epimerase/4-hydroxyphenylpyruvate dioxygenase family protein: protein MLPTKSRFARSIATVSLSGNLLDKLEAAAAAGFDGVEIFENDLLTFEGTPADVRKAARDLGLEITIFQPFRDFEAMPEPQRARNMDRAERKFDVMQALGTDLVLVCSNTQPHSLDDDARAAADLREMAERAAKRGLRVGFEALAWGQNIRRWSHAWKIVQQADHPALGLILDSFHTLSLGDDPSGIAQVPGERIFFVQLADAPKLTMDVLSWSRHFRNFPGQGDLPVEDFTHAVVASGYRGPLSLEIFNDDFRTLPARTNARDGLRSLIFTESRTGVLDLPPPPVVERVEFLEFAVDEGARRKLATYLERTGFRRVGRHRSKDVDLYRQGDVSLVLNSEQDSAASEHFQLHGPSVCAFAVRVDNVEQALTRARKLLCSDWQEHRGEGELPISGIRNTDGTLILLVEAPRPGGGSWQDDFVMLEEGAEVADSGLTGCDHIALALPNGTMDSAVLFWRSVFGLEPQSIWDLADPQGLVRSRAVVSGNGALRLPLNISEGQKTSTGRFVTAFAGAGVHHIAFDTKDIFASVRDVRRRGAETLSVPANYYDDLQAKWGLDDEFLRKLQQHDVLYDRDAGGELLHFYLRAFEHRFFFEMIERRGATGFGAANATVRMAAQAKRG from the coding sequence ATGCTGCCCACGAAGTCGCGCTTCGCCCGCTCGATCGCCACGGTCTCGCTGAGCGGAAACCTGCTCGACAAGCTGGAGGCGGCGGCCGCGGCCGGCTTCGACGGCGTGGAGATCTTCGAGAACGACCTGCTCACCTTCGAGGGCACGCCCGCGGATGTGCGCAAGGCGGCGCGGGACCTGGGGCTGGAGATCACCATCTTCCAGCCCTTCCGCGACTTCGAGGCGATGCCGGAGCCGCAGCGTGCCCGCAATATGGACCGGGCCGAGCGCAAGTTCGACGTGATGCAGGCGCTGGGCACCGACCTCGTGCTGGTCTGCTCCAACACCCAGCCGCACAGCCTGGACGACGATGCCCGGGCCGCCGCCGATCTGCGGGAGATGGCGGAGCGGGCGGCGAAGCGGGGCCTGCGCGTCGGTTTCGAGGCCCTGGCCTGGGGCCAGAACATCCGGCGCTGGAGCCATGCCTGGAAGATCGTGCAGCAGGCGGACCATCCCGCTTTGGGGCTGATCCTCGACAGCTTCCACACCCTTTCCCTGGGCGACGACCCCTCCGGCATCGCCCAGGTGCCCGGCGAGCGCATCTTCTTCGTGCAACTCGCCGACGCGCCGAAGCTGACCATGGACGTGCTGTCCTGGAGCCGGCATTTCCGCAACTTCCCCGGCCAGGGCGACCTGCCGGTCGAGGATTTCACCCACGCGGTGGTGGCCTCCGGCTATCGCGGCCCGCTGTCGCTGGAAATCTTCAACGACGATTTCCGCACCCTTCCGGCCCGCACCAATGCGCGCGACGGGCTGCGCTCGCTGATCTTCACCGAATCCCGCACCGGCGTGCTCGACCTGCCGCCGCCCCCCGTGGTGGAGCGGGTGGAGTTCCTAGAATTCGCGGTGGATGAGGGCGCGCGGCGCAAGCTCGCCACCTATCTGGAGCGCACCGGCTTCCGCCGTGTCGGCCGGCACCGCAGCAAGGATGTGGACCTCTACCGCCAGGGCGATGTCTCCCTGGTGCTGAACAGCGAGCAGGACAGCGCCGCCTCCGAGCATTTCCAGTTGCACGGCCCTTCGGTCTGCGCCTTCGCCGTGCGGGTGGACAATGTGGAGCAGGCGCTGACGCGCGCCCGCAAGCTGCTCTGCTCCGACTGGCAGGAGCATCGCGGCGAGGGTGAGCTGCCGATTTCCGGCATCCGCAACACCGACGGCACGCTGATCCTGCTGGTCGAGGCGCCGCGCCCCGGCGGCGGGAGCTGGCAGGACGATTTCGTGATGCTGGAGGAAGGTGCGGAGGTTGCCGACAGCGGCCTCACCGGCTGCGACCACATCGCGCTCGCCCTGCCCAACGGCACGATGGATTCCGCGGTGCTGTTCTGGCGCAGCGTCTTCGGGCTGGAGCCGCAGTCGATCTGGGATCTCGCCGATCCGCAGGGACTGGTGCGCAGCCGCGCGGTGGTGTCCGGCAATGGCGCGCTGCGCCTGCCGCTGAACATCTCGGAGGGGCAGAAGACCTCCACCGGCCGCTTCGTCACGGCCTTCGCCGGGGCCGGCGTGCACCACATCGCCTTCGACACGAAGGACATCTTCGCCAGCGTGCGCGACGTGCGGCGGCGCGGCGCGGAAACCCTTTCCGTGCCGGCGAACTACTACGACGACCTGCAGGCGAAATGGGGACTGGACGACGAGTTCCTGCGCAAGCTGCAGCAGCATGACGTGCTCTATGACCGCGACGCGGGTGGCGAGCTGCTGCATTTCTACCTGCGCGCCTTCGAGCACCGCTTCTTCTTCGAGATGATCGAGCGCCGTGGCGCCACCGGCTTCGGTGCGGCCAATGCCACGGTGCGCATGGCGGCCCAGGCCAAGCGGGGCTGA